A part of Mesoplodon densirostris isolate mMesDen1 chromosome 10, mMesDen1 primary haplotype, whole genome shotgun sequence genomic DNA contains:
- the BAG6 gene encoding large proline-rich protein BAG6 isoform X6 — MEPNDSTSTTMEEPDSLEVLVKTLDSQTRTFIVGAQMNVKEFKEHIAASVSIPSEKQRLIYQGRVLQDDKKLQEYNVGGKVIHLVERAPPQTQLPSGASSGTGSASATHGGGPPPGTRGPGASVHDRNANSYVMVGTFNLPSDGSAVDVHINMEQAPIQSEPRVRLVMAQHMIRDIQTLLSRMECRGGPQAQQSQAPPQTPAVASEPVALSSPTSEPVESEVPPREPMEAEEVEERAPAQSPELSPSGPAPAGPTPAPDTNAPNHPSPAEYVEVLQELQRLESRLQPFLQRYYEVLGAAATTDYNNNQEGREEDQRLINLVGESLRLLGNTFVALSDLRCNLACAPPRHLHVVRPMSHYTTPMVLQQAAIPIQINVGTTVTMTGNGTRPPPTPSAEAPPPGPGQASSLAPSSTTVESSTEGAAPPGPAPPPTASHPRVIRISHQSVEPVVMMHMNIQGPLSLSPYPDSGTQPGGVPSAPTGPLGPPGHGQTLGQQVPGFPTAPTRVVIARPTPPQARPSHPGGPPVSGALPGTGLGTNASLAQMVSGLVGQLLMQPVLVAQGTPGMAPPPAPATASASAGTTNTATTAGPAPGGPAQPPPPQPSASDLQFSQLLGNLLGPAGPGAGGPGMASPTITVAMPGVPAFLQGMTDFLQATQTAAPPPPPPPPPPPPPAPEQQTAPPPGSPSGGAGSPGGLGPESLPLEFFTSVVQGVLSSLLGSLGARAGSSESIAAFIQRLSGSSNIFEPGADGALGFFGALLSLLCQNFSMVDVVMLLHGHFQPLQRLQPQLRSFFHQHYLGGQEPTPGNIRTATHTLITGLEEYVRESFSLVQVQPGVDIIRTNLEFLQEQFNSIAAHVMHCTDSGFGARLLELCNQGLFECLALNLHCLGGQQMELAAVINGRIRRMSRGVNPSLVSWLTTMMGLRLQVVLEHMPVGPDAILRYVRRVGDPPQTLPEEPMEVQGSERTPPEPQRENASPAPGTTAEEAMSRGPPPAPEGGSRDEQDGASAETEPWAAAVPPEWVPIIQQDIHSQRKVKPQPPLSDAYLSGMPAKRRKTMQGEGPQLLLSEAVSRAAKAAGARPLTSPESLSRDLEAPEVQESYRQQLRADIQKRLQEDPNYSPQRFPNAHRAFAEDP, encoded by the exons ATGGAGCCCAATGATAGTACCAGTACCACTATGGAGGAACCTGACAGCCTGGAGGTGCTGGTGAAGACCCTGGACTCTCAGACCCGGACCTTTATTGTGGGGGCCCAG ATGAATGTAAAGGAGTTTAAGGAGCACATTGCTGCCTCTGTCAGCATCCCCTCTGAGAAACAACGGCTTATCTACCAAGGGCGAGTTCTGCAGGATGATAAGAAGCTCCAGGAATACa ATGTTGGGGGAAAGGTTATCCACCTTGTGGAACGGGCTCCTCCTCAGACTCAGCTCCCTTCTGGAGCGTCTTCTGGAACAGGGTCTGCCTCAGCCACCCATGGTGGGGGACCCCCGCCTGGTACTCGGGGGCCTGGGGCCTCTGTTCATGACCGGAATGCCAACAGCTATGTCATGGTTGGAACCTTCAATCTTCCT AGTGACGGCTCTGCTGTGGATGTTCACATCAACATGGAACAGGCCCCGATTCAG AGTGAGCCCCGAGTACGGCTGGTGATGGCTCAGCACATGATCAGGGATATACAGACCTTACTATCCCGGATGGAG TGCCGAGGGGGACCCCAAGCCCAGCAGAGTCAGGCGCCCCCACAGACGCCAGCTGTGGCCTCGGAGCCAGTAGCCTTGAGCTCTCCAACATCAGAACCGGTCGAAAGTGAAGTGCCTCCTCGGGAGCCCATGGAGGCAGAAGAGGTGGAGGAGCGTGCCCCTGCCCAGAGCCCGGAGCTCTCCCCTTCTGGCCCAGCCCCAGCGGGCCCAACACCTGCCCCAGACACAAATGCACCCAA CCATCCTTCCCCTGCGGAGTATGTTGAGGTGCTTCAGGAGCTACAGCGGCTTGAGAGCCGCCTCCAGCCCTTCCTGCAGCGCTACTATGAGGTTCTGGGCGCCGCCGCCACTACAGACTACAATAACAAT CAAGAGGGCCGTGAGGAGGACCAGCGCTTGATCAACTTGGTCGGGGAGAGCCTGCGGCTGCTGGGCAACACCTTTGTGGCGTTGTCTGACCTGCGTTGCAATCTGGCGTGTGCGCCGCCGCGTCACCTGCATGTGGTCCGGCCCATGTCTCACTACACCACCCCCATGGTGCTCCAGCAGGCAGCCATCCCCATCCAG ATCAACGTGGGGACCACTGTGACCATGACGGGGAATGGGACCCGGCCCCCTCCGACTCCCAGTGCGGAGGCACCTCCCCCTGGTCCTGGGCAGGCCTCGTCCCTGGCCCCCTCTTCTACCACTGTCGAGTCTTCGACTGAGGGAGCTGCCCCACCAGGACCGGCTCCCCCACCGACCGCCAGCCACCCGAGGGTCATCCGGATTTCCCACCAGAGCGTGGAACCCGTGGTTATGATGCACATGAACATTCAAG GGccactctctctgtctccttaCCCAGATTCTGGCACACAGCCCGGTGGAGTTCCGAGTGCTCCCACTGGCCCCCTAGGACCCCCTGGTCATGGCCAGACCCTGG gaCAGCAGGTGCCAGGCTTCCCGACAGCTCCCACCCGGGTGGTGATTGCCCGGCCCACCCCTCCACAGGCTCGGCCTTCCCATCCTGGGGGGCCCCCAGTCTCGGGGGCTCTG ccGGGCACTGGTCTGGGGACCAACGCCTCTTTAGCCCAGATGGTGAGCGGCCTCGTGGGGCAGCTTCTTATGCAGCCTGTCCTTGTGG CTCAGGGGACCCCAGGAATGgctccacctccagcccctgccaCTGCGTCAGCCAGTGCCGGCACCACCAACACAGCTACCACAGCTGGCCCTGCCCCCGGAGGGCCCGCCCAGCCTCCACCTCCTCAACCCTCCGCCTCTGATCTTCAATTCTCTCAGCTTCTGGGGAACCTGCTGGGGCCTGCagggccaggggctggagggcctGGCATGGCTTCTCCCACCATTACTGTGGCGATGCCTGGTGTCCCTGCCTTTCTCCAGGGCATGACTGACTTCTTGCAG GCGACACAAACAGCTGCTCCGCCACCTCCGCCccctccgcccccacccccgcctccggCCCCAGAACAGCAGACGGCGCCTCCACCAGGGTCCCCCTCTGGTGGCGCAGGGAGTCCTGGAGGCCTGGGTCCTGAGAGCCTGCCGCTGGAGTTTTTCACCTCGGTGGTGCAGGGTGTGCTGAGTTCCCTGCTGGGCTCCCTGGGGGCTCGGGCTGGCAGCAGTGAAAGTATTGCTGCTTTCATACAACGCCTCAGTGGATCCAGCAACATCTTTGAGCCTGGGGCTGATGGGGCTCTCG GATTCTTTGGGGCACTGCTCTCTCTTCTGTGCCAGAACTTCTCCATGGTGGACGTGGTGATGCTTCTCCACGGGCATTTCCAGCCACTGCAGCGGCTCCAGCCCCAGCTGCGATCTTTCTTCCACCAGCACTATCTGGGTGGCCAGGAGCCCACACCTGGTAACATCCGG ACGGCAACCCACACATTGATCACGGGGCTAGAAGAATACGTGCGGGAGAGTTTT TCTTTGGTGCAAGTTCAGCCAGGTGTGGACATCATCCGGACAAACCTGGAATTTCTCCAAGAGCAATTTAATAGCATTGCTGCTCATGTGATGCACTGCACAG ACAGTGGATTTGGGGCCCGTTTGCTGGAGCTGTGTAACCAGGGCCTGTTTGAATGCCTGGCCCTGAACCTGCACTGCTTGGGGGGACAGCAGATGGAGCTCGCTGCTGTCATCAATGGCCGAATT CGTCGCATGTCTCGTGGAGTGAATCCGTCCTTGGTGAGCTGGCTCACCACTATGATGGGACTGAGGCTTCAGGTGGTACTGGAGCACATGCCTGTAGGCCCTGATGCCATTCTCAGATATGTTCGCAGGGTTGGTGATCCCCCCCAG ACGCTTCCTGAGGAGCCAATGGAAGTTCAGGGATCAGAGAGAACTCCCCCTGAGCCTCAG CGGGAGAATGCTTCTCCAGCCCCTGGGACAACAGCAGAAGAGGCCATGTCCCGAGGTCCGCCTCCTGCTCCTGAGGGAGGCTCCCGAGACGAGCAGGATGGAGCTTCAGCTGAGACAGAACCTTGGGCAGCTGCAGTCCCCCCA GAATGGGTCCCTATTATCCAGCAGGACATTCACAGCCAGCGGAAGGTGAAACCGCAGCCCCCCCTGAGCGATGCCTACCTCAGTGGTATGCCTGCCAAGAGACGCAAG ACGATGCAGGGTGAGGGCCCCCAGCTGCTTCTCTCAGAGGCCGTGAGCCGGGCAGCTAAGGCAGCCGGAGCTCGGCCCCTGACGAGCCCCGAGAGCCTGAGCCGGGACCTGGAGGCACCAGAGGTTCAGGAGAGCTACAGGCAGCAG ctCCGGGCTGATATACAAAAGCGACTGCAGGAAGACCCTAACTACAGCCCCCAGCGCTTCCCTAATGCCCACAGGGCCTTTGCTGAGGATCCCTAG
- the BAG6 gene encoding large proline-rich protein BAG6 isoform X2 yields the protein MEPNDSTSTTMEEPDSLEVLVKTLDSQTRTFIVGAQMNVKEFKEHIAASVSIPSEKQRLIYQGRVLQDDKKLQEYNVGGKVIHLVERAPPQTQLPSGASSGTGSASATHGGGPPPGTRGPGASVHDRNANSYVMVGTFNLPSDGSAVDVHINMEQAPIQSEPRVRLVMAQHMIRDIQTLLSRMECRGGPQAQQSQAPPQTPAVASEPVALSSPTSEPVESEVPPREPMEAEEVEERAPAQSPELSPSGPAPAGPTPAPDTNAPNHPSPAEYVEVLQELQRLESRLQPFLQRYYEVLGAAATTDYNNNQEGREEDQRLINLVGESLRLLGNTFVALSDLRCNLACAPPRHLHVVRPMSHYTTPMVLQQAAIPIQINVGTTVTMTGNGTRPPPTPSAEAPPPGPGQASSLAPSSTTVESSTEGAAPPGPAPPPTASHPRVIRISHQSVEPVVMMHMNIQDSGTQPGGVPSAPTGPLGPPGHGQTLGSTHIQLPSLPPEFMHAVAHQITHQAMVAAVASAAAGQQVPGFPTAPTRVVIARPTPPQARPSHPGGPPVSGALPGTGLGTNASLAQMVSGLVGQLLMQPVLVAQGTPGMAPPPAPATASASAGTTNTATTAGPAPGGPAQPPPPQPSASDLQFSQLLGNLLGPAGPGAGGPGMASPTITVAMPGVPAFLQGMTDFLQATQTAAPPPPPPPPPPPPPAPEQQTAPPPGSPSGGAGSPGGLGPESLPLEFFTSVVQGVLSSLLGSLGARAGSSESIAAFIQRLSGSSNIFEPGADGALGFFGALLSLLCQNFSMVDVVMLLHGHFQPLQRLQPQLRSFFHQHYLGGQEPTPGNIRTATHTLITGLEEYVRESFSLVQVQPGVDIIRTNLEFLQEQFNSIAAHVMHCTDSGFGARLLELCNQGLFECLALNLHCLGGQQMELAAVINGRIRRMSRGVNPSLVSWLTTMMGLRLQVVLEHMPVGPDAILRYVRRVGDPPQTLPEEPMEVQGSERTPPEPQRENASPAPGTTAEEAMSRGPPPAPEGGSRDEQDGASAETEPWAAAVPPEWVPIIQQDIHSQRKVKPQPPLSDAYLSGMPAKRRKTMQGEGPQLLLSEAVSRAAKAAGARPLTSPESLSRDLEAPEVQESYRQQLRADIQKRLQEDPNYSPQRFPNAHRAFAEDP from the exons ATGGAGCCCAATGATAGTACCAGTACCACTATGGAGGAACCTGACAGCCTGGAGGTGCTGGTGAAGACCCTGGACTCTCAGACCCGGACCTTTATTGTGGGGGCCCAG ATGAATGTAAAGGAGTTTAAGGAGCACATTGCTGCCTCTGTCAGCATCCCCTCTGAGAAACAACGGCTTATCTACCAAGGGCGAGTTCTGCAGGATGATAAGAAGCTCCAGGAATACa ATGTTGGGGGAAAGGTTATCCACCTTGTGGAACGGGCTCCTCCTCAGACTCAGCTCCCTTCTGGAGCGTCTTCTGGAACAGGGTCTGCCTCAGCCACCCATGGTGGGGGACCCCCGCCTGGTACTCGGGGGCCTGGGGCCTCTGTTCATGACCGGAATGCCAACAGCTATGTCATGGTTGGAACCTTCAATCTTCCT AGTGACGGCTCTGCTGTGGATGTTCACATCAACATGGAACAGGCCCCGATTCAG AGTGAGCCCCGAGTACGGCTGGTGATGGCTCAGCACATGATCAGGGATATACAGACCTTACTATCCCGGATGGAG TGCCGAGGGGGACCCCAAGCCCAGCAGAGTCAGGCGCCCCCACAGACGCCAGCTGTGGCCTCGGAGCCAGTAGCCTTGAGCTCTCCAACATCAGAACCGGTCGAAAGTGAAGTGCCTCCTCGGGAGCCCATGGAGGCAGAAGAGGTGGAGGAGCGTGCCCCTGCCCAGAGCCCGGAGCTCTCCCCTTCTGGCCCAGCCCCAGCGGGCCCAACACCTGCCCCAGACACAAATGCACCCAA CCATCCTTCCCCTGCGGAGTATGTTGAGGTGCTTCAGGAGCTACAGCGGCTTGAGAGCCGCCTCCAGCCCTTCCTGCAGCGCTACTATGAGGTTCTGGGCGCCGCCGCCACTACAGACTACAATAACAAT CAAGAGGGCCGTGAGGAGGACCAGCGCTTGATCAACTTGGTCGGGGAGAGCCTGCGGCTGCTGGGCAACACCTTTGTGGCGTTGTCTGACCTGCGTTGCAATCTGGCGTGTGCGCCGCCGCGTCACCTGCATGTGGTCCGGCCCATGTCTCACTACACCACCCCCATGGTGCTCCAGCAGGCAGCCATCCCCATCCAG ATCAACGTGGGGACCACTGTGACCATGACGGGGAATGGGACCCGGCCCCCTCCGACTCCCAGTGCGGAGGCACCTCCCCCTGGTCCTGGGCAGGCCTCGTCCCTGGCCCCCTCTTCTACCACTGTCGAGTCTTCGACTGAGGGAGCTGCCCCACCAGGACCGGCTCCCCCACCGACCGCCAGCCACCCGAGGGTCATCCGGATTTCCCACCAGAGCGTGGAACCCGTGGTTATGATGCACATGAACATTCAAG ATTCTGGCACACAGCCCGGTGGAGTTCCGAGTGCTCCCACTGGCCCCCTAGGACCCCCTGGTCATGGCCAGACCCTGG GCTCCACCCACATCCagctgccctccctgccccctgagTTCATGCACGCCGTCGCCCACCAGATCACACATCAGGCCATGGTGGCAGCTGTTGCCTCCGCGGCCGCAG gaCAGCAGGTGCCAGGCTTCCCGACAGCTCCCACCCGGGTGGTGATTGCCCGGCCCACCCCTCCACAGGCTCGGCCTTCCCATCCTGGGGGGCCCCCAGTCTCGGGGGCTCTG ccGGGCACTGGTCTGGGGACCAACGCCTCTTTAGCCCAGATGGTGAGCGGCCTCGTGGGGCAGCTTCTTATGCAGCCTGTCCTTGTGG CTCAGGGGACCCCAGGAATGgctccacctccagcccctgccaCTGCGTCAGCCAGTGCCGGCACCACCAACACAGCTACCACAGCTGGCCCTGCCCCCGGAGGGCCCGCCCAGCCTCCACCTCCTCAACCCTCCGCCTCTGATCTTCAATTCTCTCAGCTTCTGGGGAACCTGCTGGGGCCTGCagggccaggggctggagggcctGGCATGGCTTCTCCCACCATTACTGTGGCGATGCCTGGTGTCCCTGCCTTTCTCCAGGGCATGACTGACTTCTTGCAG GCGACACAAACAGCTGCTCCGCCACCTCCGCCccctccgcccccacccccgcctccggCCCCAGAACAGCAGACGGCGCCTCCACCAGGGTCCCCCTCTGGTGGCGCAGGGAGTCCTGGAGGCCTGGGTCCTGAGAGCCTGCCGCTGGAGTTTTTCACCTCGGTGGTGCAGGGTGTGCTGAGTTCCCTGCTGGGCTCCCTGGGGGCTCGGGCTGGCAGCAGTGAAAGTATTGCTGCTTTCATACAACGCCTCAGTGGATCCAGCAACATCTTTGAGCCTGGGGCTGATGGGGCTCTCG GATTCTTTGGGGCACTGCTCTCTCTTCTGTGCCAGAACTTCTCCATGGTGGACGTGGTGATGCTTCTCCACGGGCATTTCCAGCCACTGCAGCGGCTCCAGCCCCAGCTGCGATCTTTCTTCCACCAGCACTATCTGGGTGGCCAGGAGCCCACACCTGGTAACATCCGG ACGGCAACCCACACATTGATCACGGGGCTAGAAGAATACGTGCGGGAGAGTTTT TCTTTGGTGCAAGTTCAGCCAGGTGTGGACATCATCCGGACAAACCTGGAATTTCTCCAAGAGCAATTTAATAGCATTGCTGCTCATGTGATGCACTGCACAG ACAGTGGATTTGGGGCCCGTTTGCTGGAGCTGTGTAACCAGGGCCTGTTTGAATGCCTGGCCCTGAACCTGCACTGCTTGGGGGGACAGCAGATGGAGCTCGCTGCTGTCATCAATGGCCGAATT CGTCGCATGTCTCGTGGAGTGAATCCGTCCTTGGTGAGCTGGCTCACCACTATGATGGGACTGAGGCTTCAGGTGGTACTGGAGCACATGCCTGTAGGCCCTGATGCCATTCTCAGATATGTTCGCAGGGTTGGTGATCCCCCCCAG ACGCTTCCTGAGGAGCCAATGGAAGTTCAGGGATCAGAGAGAACTCCCCCTGAGCCTCAG CGGGAGAATGCTTCTCCAGCCCCTGGGACAACAGCAGAAGAGGCCATGTCCCGAGGTCCGCCTCCTGCTCCTGAGGGAGGCTCCCGAGACGAGCAGGATGGAGCTTCAGCTGAGACAGAACCTTGGGCAGCTGCAGTCCCCCCA GAATGGGTCCCTATTATCCAGCAGGACATTCACAGCCAGCGGAAGGTGAAACCGCAGCCCCCCCTGAGCGATGCCTACCTCAGTGGTATGCCTGCCAAGAGACGCAAG ACGATGCAGGGTGAGGGCCCCCAGCTGCTTCTCTCAGAGGCCGTGAGCCGGGCAGCTAAGGCAGCCGGAGCTCGGCCCCTGACGAGCCCCGAGAGCCTGAGCCGGGACCTGGAGGCACCAGAGGTTCAGGAGAGCTACAGGCAGCAG ctCCGGGCTGATATACAAAAGCGACTGCAGGAAGACCCTAACTACAGCCCCCAGCGCTTCCCTAATGCCCACAGGGCCTTTGCTGAGGATCCCTAG